One genomic segment of Salinigranum rubrum includes these proteins:
- the ilvA gene encoding threonine ammonia-lyase: MLSLDDVLEAQPRVEAVARRTPMQDSHTFSQMTGAEVHLKLENFQRTGSFKIRGATNRIATLSEVEREAGVVTASAGNHAQGVALAATRAGVDSTIVMPEFAPISKVNATRRYGGRVVLHGVDYSEAQEKAHEIEREENRTYVHAFDDPAVMAGQGTIGLEILDQCPEVETVVVGIGGGGLISGIATAIKAKSPDTRVVGVQAEGASSLADSLQKGEIVELDAVDTIADGIATRRVGEQTFEVIRERVDEVVTVSDEEIAMAVTHLLERSKTLVEGAGGVPLAALLAEAFDYDEGEVIVPALCGGNIDLNVLTTVLMRGLVETGRYLRIRTVLKDRPGALLHLTEILVDHRTNIHAIHHDRTSKDVAMNAAEVEIDLETRGGPHVDDLLADLRDHGYEVEVLV; this comes from the coding sequence ATGCTCTCGCTGGACGACGTGCTCGAAGCCCAGCCCCGCGTCGAGGCGGTCGCACGGCGCACGCCGATGCAGGACTCACACACCTTCTCGCAGATGACGGGCGCGGAGGTCCACCTGAAACTGGAGAACTTCCAGCGGACGGGGTCGTTCAAGATTCGCGGCGCGACGAACCGCATCGCGACGCTCTCCGAGGTGGAGCGGGAGGCGGGCGTGGTCACCGCGAGCGCGGGCAACCACGCACAGGGCGTGGCGCTGGCGGCGACCCGCGCGGGCGTCGACTCGACCATCGTCATGCCGGAGTTCGCGCCCATCTCGAAGGTCAACGCCACCAGGCGCTACGGCGGTCGGGTCGTCCTCCACGGCGTCGACTACAGCGAGGCCCAGGAGAAGGCTCACGAGATCGAACGGGAGGAGAATCGGACCTACGTCCACGCGTTCGACGACCCGGCGGTGATGGCGGGGCAGGGGACCATCGGCCTCGAAATCCTCGACCAGTGTCCCGAGGTCGAGACGGTCGTCGTCGGCATCGGCGGCGGCGGCCTCATCTCGGGCATCGCGACGGCGATAAAAGCGAAGTCGCCCGACACGCGGGTCGTCGGCGTCCAGGCGGAGGGCGCGTCGAGCCTCGCCGACTCCCTGCAGAAGGGTGAGATCGTCGAACTCGACGCGGTCGACACCATCGCCGACGGCATCGCCACCCGCCGCGTCGGCGAGCAGACGTTCGAGGTCATCCGCGAGCGGGTCGACGAGGTCGTGACCGTCTCCGACGAGGAGATCGCGATGGCCGTCACCCACCTGCTCGAACGCTCGAAGACGCTCGTCGAGGGGGCGGGCGGCGTCCCGCTCGCGGCCCTCCTCGCCGAGGCGTTCGACTACGACGAGGGGGAGGTCATCGTGCCCGCGCTCTGTGGCGGCAACATCGACCTCAACGTCCTCACGACGGTCCTGATGCGCGGTCTCGTCGAGACGGGCCGCTACCTGCGCATCAGAACGGTACTGAAGGACCGTCCCGGCGCGCTGTTGCACCTCACCGAAATCCTCGTCGACCACCGGACGAACATCCACGCCATCCACCACGACCGCACCTCGAAGGACGTCGCGATGAACGCCGCCGAGGTGGAGATCGACCTCGAAACGCGAGGTGGGCCACACGTCGATGACCTCCTCGCGGACCTCCGCGACCACGGCTACGAGGTCGAAGTCCTCGTCTGA
- a CDS encoding gamma-glutamylcyclotransferase family protein, translating to MDVFVYGTLTNPERVASVVDSYAFVGPAHLRGLHLVEGRYPTLAPGGEAAGRLLRTDTIDRIDDYEGVDDGLYVRVSVPRTDGGDAAVYVGDPARLDADADWPGDGPFAARVQAFLDRSEVVVEPVVDR from the coding sequence ATGGACGTCTTCGTCTACGGCACCCTGACGAACCCCGAACGCGTCGCGAGCGTGGTCGACTCGTACGCGTTCGTCGGGCCGGCGCACCTCCGCGGCCTCCACCTCGTCGAGGGGCGGTACCCGACGCTCGCCCCGGGCGGAGAGGCGGCGGGGCGACTCCTCCGCACGGATACGATCGACCGCATCGACGACTACGAGGGCGTCGACGACGGCCTGTACGTCCGCGTCTCGGTTCCGCGGACCGACGGGGGAGACGCGGCCGTCTACGTCGGTGACCCCGCCCGACTCGACGCCGACGCCGACTGGCCCGGTGACGGTCCCTTCGCCGCCCGCGTCCAGGCGTTCCTCGACCGCAGCGAGGTGGTCGTCGAACCGGTCGTCGACCGCTGA
- a CDS encoding FmdB family zinc ribbon protein — MSLLQRLTAMLDRGESREYEYQCLTCTDHFVTDEAHMARVACPDCGSSDVRSVAGEH; from the coding sequence ATGTCACTGTTACAGCGCCTCACGGCGATGCTGGACCGCGGGGAGTCCAGGGAGTACGAGTACCAGTGTCTGACCTGCACCGACCACTTCGTGACCGACGAGGCACACATGGCTCGGGTCGCCTGTCCCGATTGTGGGTCGTCCGACGTCCGGAGCGTCGCCGGTGAGCACTGA
- the citZ gene encoding citrate synthase gives MSDDLKRGLEGVLVAESELSFIDGDAGQLIYRGYDIADLADGASYEEVVYLLWYGHLPNRDELEEFSSAMASERALDANVHRTIEALADADENPMAALRTVVSQLSANDAEATFDAESVTDREANIRKGRRITAKIPTALAAFARLRNGNDPVAPREDLSHAANFLYMLNDEEPDDVLADVFDQALVLHADHGLNASTFSAMVTASTLADLHSAVTSAIGTLAGSLHGGANQNVMRMLQEVDESGMDPTEWVKQALDEGKRVAGFGHRVYNVKDPRANILGEQSEALAEAAGDMKWYDYSVAVEEYMLEEKGLAPNVDFYSASTYYQMGIPIDIYTPIFAMSRVGGWIAHVLEQYEDNRLIRPRARYVGPRDQTFVPLGER, from the coding sequence ATGTCAGACGACCTGAAACGGGGGCTGGAGGGCGTCCTTGTCGCGGAGTCGGAGCTCAGTTTTATCGACGGTGACGCCGGACAGCTCATCTATCGTGGGTACGACATCGCCGACCTCGCGGACGGCGCGTCCTACGAGGAGGTCGTCTACCTCCTCTGGTACGGACACCTCCCGAACCGCGACGAACTGGAGGAGTTCTCGTCGGCGATGGCCTCCGAACGAGCACTCGACGCGAACGTCCACCGGACCATCGAGGCGCTCGCCGACGCGGACGAGAACCCGATGGCCGCGCTCCGGACGGTCGTCTCGCAACTCTCCGCGAACGACGCCGAGGCGACGTTCGACGCCGAGTCGGTGACCGACCGCGAGGCCAACATCCGGAAGGGGCGGCGCATCACCGCGAAGATTCCCACGGCGCTGGCGGCGTTCGCGCGCCTGCGGAACGGAAACGACCCCGTCGCTCCCCGGGAGGACCTCTCGCACGCGGCGAACTTCCTCTACATGCTCAACGACGAGGAACCCGACGACGTGCTCGCCGACGTGTTCGACCAGGCGCTCGTCCTCCACGCCGACCACGGCCTCAACGCCTCGACATTCTCGGCGATGGTCACGGCGTCGACTCTCGCGGACCTCCACTCGGCGGTCACCTCGGCGATTGGAACGCTCGCCGGGTCGCTCCACGGCGGCGCCAACCAGAACGTGATGCGGATGCTTCAGGAGGTCGACGAGAGCGGGATGGACCCCACCGAGTGGGTGAAACAGGCGCTCGACGAGGGCAAGCGCGTCGCCGGCTTCGGCCACCGCGTCTACAACGTCAAGGACCCGCGGGCGAACATCCTCGGCGAGCAGTCGGAGGCGCTCGCGGAGGCCGCCGGCGACATGAAGTGGTACGACTACTCCGTCGCCGTCGAGGAGTACATGCTGGAGGAGAAGGGCCTCGCGCCCAACGTCGACTTCTACTCCGCGTCGACGTACTACCAGATGGGAATCCCCATCGACATCTACACCCCCATCTTCGCGATGTCGCGCGTCGGCGGCTGGATCGCCCACGTCCTCGAACAGTACGAGGACAACCGGCTCATCCGCCCGCGCGCCCGCTACGTCGGCCCGCGCGACCAGACGTTCGTCCCGCTCGGCGAGCGGTAA
- a CDS encoding SDR family NAD(P)-dependent oxidoreductase — protein sequence MSDDITPAELSRDRVMELDDDHFTTENVAIVTGAASGIGRATAVALACNGLTVAATDVDEEGLEETVDRAADLDVSGEVETVVADLTNDDEVAAIVEAAADLGQLRYVANIAGVQHISPIESFPTEKFDFMLDVMLRAPFLITKHALPHIREASDGIGAIGNMCSLHGHIATQDKVAYHTVKFGLRGLTQATAAEGEGTLRAFTVSTGYVKTPLVTNQIPDTAAERGISEREVVEDVMLGQARVKEMMEPVDVANLFVLGISGYARHLDGGDLTWDGGHLYTYE from the coding sequence ATGTCCGACGACATCACGCCCGCGGAGCTGAGTCGTGATCGAGTGATGGAACTCGACGACGACCACTTCACCACGGAGAACGTCGCCATCGTGACGGGTGCGGCGTCGGGAATCGGACGGGCGACGGCCGTCGCGCTGGCGTGCAACGGTCTCACCGTCGCGGCGACCGACGTGGACGAGGAGGGGCTCGAAGAGACGGTCGACAGAGCCGCCGACCTCGACGTCTCGGGCGAGGTCGAGACCGTCGTCGCCGACCTGACGAACGACGACGAGGTGGCCGCCATCGTCGAGGCCGCGGCCGACCTCGGACAGTTGCGGTACGTGGCGAACATCGCGGGGGTCCAGCACATCTCGCCCATCGAGTCGTTCCCGACCGAGAAGTTCGACTTCATGCTGGACGTGATGCTCCGCGCGCCGTTTCTCATCACGAAGCACGCCCTGCCGCACATCCGCGAGGCGTCCGACGGAATCGGTGCCATCGGTAACATGTGCTCACTCCACGGCCACATCGCCACGCAGGACAAGGTCGCGTACCACACGGTGAAGTTCGGCCTCCGCGGCCTCACGCAGGCGACGGCGGCCGAAGGCGAGGGGACGCTCCGCGCGTTCACCGTGTCGACCGGCTACGTCAAGACGCCGCTGGTGACGAACCAGATTCCCGATACGGCGGCGGAACGCGGTATCTCCGAGCGCGAGGTCGTCGAAGACGTCATGCTCGGGCAGGCGCGGGTCAAAGAGATGATGGAACCCGTCGACGTGGCGAACCTCTTCGTCCTCGGCATCTCGGGCTACGCCCGCCACCTCGACGGGGGCGACCTCACGTGGGACGGCGGTCACCTCTACACGTACGAGTGA